A genome region from Primulina eburnea isolate SZY01 chromosome 9, ASM2296580v1, whole genome shotgun sequence includes the following:
- the LOC140840735 gene encoding uncharacterized protein gives MLASMSNELQRRFEKVVNVADIHFHLKELYGVQTRSDRHATIKELMTHACVMGLRSMSVIELSNDILLLTMPPSFDGFEATFNMHMLEATLEELVNMLIYYEATIKKEKYVLLVGSSSAKKKRAQNRGKKHYVPLKNNKPNKKPYNKSTLGLSKPDKS, from the exons ATGTTAGCTTCTATGTCGAATGAACTTCAAAGGAGGTTTGAGAAGGTGGTGAAtgttgctgacattcattttcatctgaaagaattgtatgGTGTACAAACTCGCTCAGACAGACATGCTACTATTAAAGAACTCATGACTCACGCCTGTgtgatgggacttcggtccatgagcgtGAT tgagctCTCTAATGATATTCTCTTGTTGACAATGCCACCCTCGTTCGATGGATTTGAGGCCACTTTTAATATGCACATGCTTGAGGCtacccttgaagagttggtcaatatgCTTATATACTATGaggccacaatcaaaaaggaaaaGTATGTTCTTCTAGTGGGCTCATCGTCTGCTAAGAAAAAGAGAGCCCAAAATAGAGGGAAGAAGCATTATGTCCCACTGAAGAATAACAAGCCCAACAAAAAGCCATACAATAAATCCACTCTGGGGCTGTCAAAGCCCGACAAGTCATAA